From Taeniopygia guttata chromosome 29, bTaeGut7.mat, whole genome shotgun sequence, a single genomic window includes:
- the DDIT3 gene encoding DNA damage-inducible transcript 3 protein, which translates to MAAEGLWGPGGPPGWELDGWYQDLQEVLAAEPPGTGPAWGAEQAEPVPGGCGLDAALAEELLELLGPEAPVEPAAPGGSGAAPGPAEEEDDDDEEEKKTRRKRRGGPAAPRLRDGERRVRELTAHNERLRAEIRRLSAEVQRTRAALIDRIVNLRHA; encoded by the exons ATGGCGGCCGAAGGGCTGtgggggccgggcgggccccCCGGCTGGGAGCTGGACGGGTGGTACCAGGACCTGCAGGAGGTGCTGGCGgcggagccccccgggaccgGCCCCGCCTGGGGCGCCGAGCAG GCGGAGCCGGtcccggggggctgcgggcTGGACGCGGCTCTGGccgaggagctgctggagctgctgggaccGGAGGCTCCGGTGGAACCCGCGGCaccgggcgggagcggcgcggcgCCGGGCCCCGCTGAagaggaggatgatgatgatgaggaggagaagaagacGCGGAGGAAGCggcgcggcggccccgcggccccgcggctCCGGGACGGGGAGCGGCGGGTGCGGGAGCTGACGGCGCACAACGAGCGGCTCCGCGCCGAGATCCGCCGGCTCAGCGCGGAGGTGCAGCGCACCCGCGCCGCGCTCATCGACCGCATCGTCAACCTGCGCCACGCGTAG